A genomic stretch from Cellulomonas sp. KRMCY2 includes:
- a CDS encoding bifunctional [glutamine synthetase] adenylyltransferase/[glutamine synthetase]-adenylyl-L-tyrosine phosphorylase, whose protein sequence is MSESGTPEPGRRPVASLRALLVRLGFADAARAAALLADRDLRAVVGPVDAGAPLIDALGAVASPDDALVALTRIAGSAAITGEAGWLRTTLLDGGPVRDRLLAVLGASTALADHLARHPDDLVALAEPTPIGGDAGMVRMELLAAVGAADGGPGVAPVATVTGAEGVDAMRRAYRRRLLRIAAADLVSTEPLSLLSAVAAALADLASAALEAALALARADQTDHGAGVRLAVIGMGKCGGRELNYVSDVDVIYVAEAGDGYGEEQALAAGTRLAAGLARACSGASGEPALWPVDAALRPEGKNGPLVRTVASHVAYYERWASTWEFQALLKARVVAGDTEVGRAYTDALTPMVWRAAERENFVEDSQAMRRRVEQNVPTQEADRQLKLGVGGLRDVEFTVQLLQLVHGRADDSIRSPNTLTALAALAAGGYVGRDHAARLAVCYRLLRVLEHRIQLHRLRRTHLMPTAEPDLRRLARSIGLRTGAADAVVERWRSTRRDVRHLHEELFYRPLLPATASLSREDVSLAPEAARARLSAIGYRDPAGALRHISALTEGLSRRAAIQRQLLPVLLGWFAEGSDPDAGLLAFRRLSDELGATHWYLKLLRDSGVAAQRLATLLSTSRYAADALGRSPESVAWLDDDAELAPRDRERLAAEADAVLTRQDDTIEAATLLRALRRREMSRTAVAEVLGRRSVTSAAQSLTAAADVVLSGALRVAEYEVRQTPDGLLTRTAVIAMGRLGGRELGYGSDADVLFVHDPVPGAAQDAAQAQATAIAMRLRALLGAVGAEPPLEVDADLRPEGRNGPLVRTIGAYAEYYQRWSSPWESQALLRARPVAGDEELGERFLALIEPLRYPLGGVDAHTVREVRRLKARMEAERLPRGVDPTRHLKLGRGGLSDVEWTVQLLQLQHGFEVEGLRTPGTLEALAAAADAGLVDAADAVTLREAWELASRLRDAVVLWTGRVGGAMGDVLPHDRRELSGLGRLVGLGPASGAELEETYLRTGRRARAVVERVFYA, encoded by the coding sequence GTGAGCGAGTCGGGGACGCCGGAGCCCGGTCGACGGCCGGTCGCGAGCCTGCGCGCGCTGCTGGTGCGGCTCGGGTTCGCCGACGCCGCGCGGGCGGCCGCCCTGCTGGCCGACCGGGACCTGCGTGCCGTCGTCGGACCGGTCGACGCCGGCGCGCCGCTGATCGATGCGCTGGGCGCGGTCGCCTCACCCGACGACGCCCTCGTCGCCCTGACCAGGATCGCCGGGTCGGCCGCGATCACCGGCGAGGCCGGATGGTTGCGCACGACCCTGCTCGACGGCGGTCCGGTCCGTGACCGTCTGCTCGCCGTGCTGGGAGCCTCGACGGCCCTCGCCGACCATCTGGCCCGGCACCCGGACGACCTGGTGGCTCTGGCCGAGCCGACGCCCATCGGCGGCGACGCGGGGATGGTGCGGATGGAGCTGCTGGCCGCGGTGGGTGCCGCCGACGGTGGGCCCGGCGTCGCGCCGGTCGCCACGGTGACCGGTGCGGAGGGCGTCGACGCGATGCGCCGGGCGTACCGGCGCCGGCTGCTGCGGATCGCCGCGGCGGACCTCGTCTCGACCGAGCCGCTGTCCCTGCTCTCGGCAGTCGCCGCAGCCCTCGCCGACCTCGCGTCGGCAGCCCTGGAGGCGGCCCTCGCGCTGGCGCGGGCCGACCAGACGGACCACGGCGCGGGCGTGCGGCTGGCCGTGATCGGCATGGGCAAGTGCGGCGGGAGGGAGCTCAACTACGTCAGCGACGTCGACGTCATCTACGTCGCGGAGGCCGGCGACGGGTACGGCGAGGAGCAGGCGCTGGCTGCCGGGACACGGCTCGCGGCGGGTCTGGCGCGGGCCTGCTCCGGTGCGTCGGGCGAGCCCGCGCTGTGGCCGGTCGACGCGGCCCTGCGCCCCGAGGGCAAGAACGGACCGCTCGTGCGCACGGTGGCGAGCCATGTCGCCTACTACGAGCGCTGGGCCAGCACCTGGGAGTTCCAGGCCCTGCTCAAGGCCCGCGTCGTGGCCGGGGACACCGAGGTGGGGCGCGCCTACACCGACGCGCTGACCCCCATGGTGTGGCGCGCGGCCGAGCGGGAGAACTTCGTCGAGGACTCGCAGGCGATGCGTCGGCGGGTCGAGCAGAACGTCCCCACCCAGGAGGCAGACCGCCAGCTCAAGCTCGGCGTCGGTGGCCTGCGGGACGTCGAGTTCACCGTCCAGCTGCTCCAGCTCGTGCACGGGCGTGCCGACGACTCGATCCGCAGCCCGAACACCCTGACCGCCCTGGCGGCGCTGGCAGCCGGTGGCTACGTCGGACGCGACCACGCAGCCCGGCTCGCGGTCTGCTACCGACTGCTGCGCGTGCTCGAGCACCGGATCCAGCTGCACCGGCTGCGGCGCACTCACCTGATGCCGACGGCCGAGCCGGACCTGCGCCGGCTCGCCCGGTCGATCGGCCTGCGCACCGGTGCGGCCGACGCCGTCGTGGAGCGGTGGCGCTCGACCCGCCGCGATGTCCGCCACCTGCACGAGGAGCTCTTCTACCGCCCCCTGCTGCCCGCCACGGCGAGCCTGTCCCGCGAGGACGTGAGCCTCGCGCCGGAGGCGGCACGTGCGCGGCTGTCGGCAATCGGCTACCGCGACCCGGCCGGTGCGTTGCGGCACATCTCGGCGCTGACCGAGGGGCTGAGCCGGCGGGCCGCGATCCAGCGCCAGCTGCTCCCGGTGCTCCTCGGCTGGTTCGCCGAGGGCAGCGACCCGGACGCCGGCCTGCTCGCGTTCCGTCGGTTGTCCGACGAGCTCGGAGCGACCCACTGGTACCTCAAGCTGCTGCGTGACTCGGGGGTCGCGGCCCAGCGACTGGCGACCCTGCTGTCCACCTCGCGGTACGCCGCCGATGCCCTGGGTCGATCACCCGAGTCGGTCGCATGGCTCGACGACGACGCCGAGCTGGCACCGCGCGACCGCGAGCGGCTGGCCGCCGAGGCCGACGCCGTGCTCACGCGCCAGGACGACACCATCGAGGCGGCGACCCTGCTGCGCGCGCTGCGGCGTCGCGAGATGTCCCGGACCGCGGTGGCGGAGGTCCTCGGCCGTCGGTCGGTCACGTCTGCGGCGCAGTCGTTGACAGCTGCCGCCGACGTCGTGCTCTCCGGCGCCCTGCGGGTCGCCGAGTACGAGGTGCGTCAGACGCCCGACGGCCTGCTGACCCGGACCGCCGTGATCGCCATGGGCCGGCTGGGCGGTCGCGAGCTGGGCTACGGGTCGGACGCCGACGTCCTGTTCGTGCACGACCCGGTGCCCGGCGCAGCGCAGGATGCCGCGCAGGCGCAGGCCACGGCGATCGCCATGCGCCTGCGGGCCCTGCTCGGCGCCGTCGGGGCCGAGCCGCCGCTCGAGGTCGACGCGGACCTGCGGCCGGAGGGCCGCAACGGACCGCTGGTCCGCACGATCGGCGCGTACGCCGAGTACTACCAGCGGTGGTCGTCGCCCTGGGAGAGCCAGGCGCTGCTGCGAGCCCGCCCGGTCGCCGGTGACGAGGAGCTGGGGGAGCGGTTCCTCGCGCTCATCGAGCCGCTGCGCTACCCGCTCGGCGGGGTCGATGCGCACACGGTCCGTGAGGTGCGGCGGCTCAAGGCCCGGATGGAGGCGGAGCGACTGCCACGGGGCGTCGACCCCACCCGGCACCTCAAGCTGGGCCGGGGCGGGCTGAGCGACGTGGAGTGGACGGTCCAGCTGCTCCAGCTCCAGCACGGGTTCGAGGTCGAGGGCCTGCGTACGCCAGGGACCCTCGAGGCTCTGGCCGCCGCGGCGGATGCCGGACTGGTCGATGCGGCGGACGCCGTGACGCTGCGTGAGGCGTGGGAGCTGGCGTCCCGGCTGCGAGATGCCGTCGTGCTCTGGACCGGCAGGGTCGGCGGTGCCATGGGCGACGTGCTGCCGCACGATCGGCGCGAGCTGAGCGGTCTGGGCCGGCTGGTGGGCCTGGGGCCGGCGTCGGGTGCCGAGCTCGAGGAGACCTACCTGCGGACCGGTCGTCGTGCCCGGGCCGTCGTCGAGCGGGTCTTCTACGCCTGA
- a CDS encoding CoA-binding protein, producing the protein MDRLLTEPARWAVVGLSTNTARAAHGVAAYLKTLGHEIVPVHPHAESVHGAPGYPSLADVPEPVDVVDVFVNSSRAGAVIDDAIAIGARAVWLQLGVRDPAAEDRAQAAGLLVVADACPKIEGARRGLRP; encoded by the coding sequence ATCGATCGGCTGCTCACCGAACCCGCGCGCTGGGCGGTGGTCGGGCTCTCGACGAACACGGCCCGGGCTGCCCACGGCGTCGCGGCCTACCTCAAGACTCTCGGCCACGAGATCGTGCCGGTGCACCCCCACGCCGAGTCCGTGCACGGAGCGCCCGGGTACCCGAGCCTGGCAGATGTCCCCGAGCCGGTGGATGTCGTCGACGTCTTCGTCAACTCCTCGCGCGCCGGCGCCGTGATCGACGACGCGATCGCGATCGGCGCCCGAGCCGTCTGGCTCCAGCTCGGGGTCCGCGACCCGGCAGCCGAGGACCGTGCCCAGGCCGCCGGCCTGCTCGTGGTGGCCGACGCCTGCCCGAAGATCGAGGGCGCTCGCCGAGGCCTGCGCCCCTGA
- the ligD gene encoding non-homologous end-joining DNA ligase gives MSPDRTAQWVEIDGRRVRLTNLERVLYPSTGFTKAEMIHYYTQVAPALLGQLRDRPVTRIRFPEGVDGEQFFEKNTPRGAPDWLRHQTLHASPGTDDEGTTVDYPFLDDLAGLVWAANQGAVELHTPQWRVGPRGGLRRPDRLVVDLDPGPPAGLDACVRVARLVAARLTEDGLTTTVPVTSGSKGMQLYSPLDGRRTALEVRDYVRGVAGSLAAAHPDLVLSTQKRVLRPGKVLLDWSQNHPAKTTITPYSLRSREQPSVAAPRRWDEVTEGITQLSPGEVVARLAADGDLLASGAGP, from the coding sequence GTGAGCCCGGACCGGACCGCGCAGTGGGTCGAGATCGACGGCCGGCGGGTGCGCCTGACGAACCTCGAGCGGGTGCTGTACCCGTCGACCGGCTTCACCAAGGCCGAGATGATCCACTACTACACGCAGGTCGCGCCGGCGCTGCTCGGCCAGCTGCGGGACCGGCCGGTGACCCGGATCCGCTTCCCCGAAGGCGTCGACGGGGAGCAGTTCTTCGAGAAGAACACCCCGCGCGGCGCCCCCGACTGGTTGCGTCACCAGACGCTGCATGCCAGCCCCGGAACCGATGACGAGGGCACGACTGTCGACTACCCCTTCCTGGACGACCTGGCCGGGCTGGTCTGGGCGGCGAACCAGGGCGCCGTGGAGCTGCACACCCCGCAGTGGCGGGTGGGCCCACGGGGCGGGCTGCGCCGGCCGGACCGACTGGTGGTCGACCTGGACCCCGGTCCCCCGGCCGGGCTCGACGCGTGCGTCCGGGTCGCCCGACTGGTCGCGGCCCGGCTCACCGAGGACGGCCTGACCACCACGGTCCCGGTCACCAGCGGCAGCAAGGGGATGCAGCTCTACAGCCCGCTCGACGGCCGGCGTACCGCGCTCGAGGTGCGCGACTACGTCAGGGGCGTCGCGGGCAGCCTCGCGGCAGCGCACCCCGACCTGGTGCTCTCGACCCAGAAGCGGGTGCTGCGGCCCGGCAAGGTGCTGCTCGACTGGTCGCAGAACCACCCAGCCAAGACCACGATCACGCCGTACTCGCTGCGCAGCCGGGAGCAGCCGTCCGTCGCGGCACCCCGCCGGTGGGACGAGGTCACCGAGGGGATCACCCAGCTGAGCCCGGGCGAGGTCGTCGCCCGGCTCGCAGCGGACGGCGACCTGCTCGCATCAGGCGCCGGCCCCTGA
- a CDS encoding Ku protein, with the protein MRAIWTGAVAFGLVNVPVKLYAATGEHSVPLHQVHRDDGGRIRYRKVCSVCGEDVPTDDLAKGYETDDGHMVVLTDEDLAELPLATEREIAVLEFVPSDQVDPIMLAKTYYLEPEKTAAKPYALLREALSATDRMAVVKVALRQRESMAVLRVRGDVICLQTLLWPDEVREADFPILAAEVAVRPQELQMASSLVESLAADFDPSAFEDSYQAALESMIEAKVTTGRTVAVPVAGEQDEGGGEVVDLLSALQRSVEKARDARAGGRADRAGGGAATAKPPLRKVPATKASARTASATEAPAAKATARKAPTPKAAADPTPAEEAPATSTPAKKTATRRRAS; encoded by the coding sequence ATGCGCGCTATCTGGACGGGCGCAGTGGCGTTCGGGCTGGTCAACGTGCCGGTGAAGCTGTACGCGGCGACCGGGGAGCACAGCGTGCCGCTGCACCAGGTGCACCGCGACGACGGCGGTCGGATCCGCTACCGCAAGGTGTGCAGTGTGTGCGGCGAGGACGTGCCGACCGATGACCTTGCCAAGGGCTACGAGACCGACGACGGGCACATGGTCGTGCTGACCGACGAGGACCTCGCCGAGCTGCCGCTCGCCACCGAGCGGGAGATCGCCGTGCTGGAGTTCGTCCCGTCGGACCAGGTCGACCCGATCATGCTGGCCAAGACCTACTACCTCGAGCCGGAGAAGACGGCGGCGAAGCCGTACGCCCTGCTGCGGGAGGCGCTCAGCGCCACCGACCGGATGGCAGTGGTCAAGGTCGCGCTTCGCCAGCGCGAGTCGATGGCGGTGCTCCGGGTGCGCGGCGACGTGATCTGCCTGCAGACGCTGCTCTGGCCGGACGAGGTGCGCGAGGCCGACTTCCCGATCCTCGCGGCCGAGGTCGCCGTCCGGCCGCAGGAGCTGCAGATGGCCTCCTCGCTCGTCGAGTCGCTCGCCGCCGACTTCGACCCGTCGGCGTTCGAGGACTCGTACCAGGCGGCGCTCGAGTCGATGATCGAGGCGAAGGTGACCACGGGTCGGACCGTGGCCGTGCCGGTCGCCGGCGAGCAGGACGAGGGTGGCGGCGAGGTCGTCGACCTGCTCTCGGCCCTGCAGCGCAGCGTCGAGAAGGCCCGGGACGCGCGCGCCGGCGGCAGGGCTGACCGCGCCGGCGGCGGGGCTGCCACCGCGAAGCCACCGCTCAGGAAGGTGCCGGCGACGAAGGCGTCGGCCAGGACGGCGTCCGCCACCGAGGCGCCGGCCGCGAAGGCAACGGCCCGCAAGGCTCCGACGCCGAAGGCCGCGGCCGACCCGACGCCTGCCGAGGAGGCGCCGGCGACCAGCACGCCTGCCAAGAAGACCGCGACGCGCCGTCGGGCGTCCTGA
- a CDS encoding PHP domain-containing protein, whose amino-acid sequence MARQDGAGTARDGVVATLHRIAFLLERAQASSYRSAAYRAAGDALRDLDEDTWVAHVRSGGWQDLRGIGDRTAEVVTTVLSGQVPVVLAELEDELAASLVAVTPDGQALRVTLRGDLHAHTDASDGAVPAADMALAAVRIGHEYQAITDHSPRLTVANGLSATRLRAQLADVSAMNTVLGPFRLLTGIEVDILDDGVLDQEPELLGTLDVVVASVHSKLRMDRAAMTRRMLAAVRGPHIDVLGHCTGRRVLGRERPPSEFDARAVFAACAERAVAVEVNCRPDRQDPPDDLIALAAQVGCLFSIDSDAHAPGQLDWLVDGCERLVTHGVGHDRVVNTWPVERLLGWTARR is encoded by the coding sequence GTGGCGCGGCAGGACGGTGCCGGCACGGCGCGCGACGGCGTCGTCGCGACGCTGCACCGGATCGCCTTCCTGCTCGAGCGCGCGCAGGCGTCCTCGTACCGGTCCGCGGCGTACCGCGCGGCCGGTGACGCCCTGCGGGACCTGGACGAGGACACCTGGGTCGCCCATGTGCGGTCCGGTGGCTGGCAGGACCTGCGCGGGATCGGTGACCGGACGGCGGAGGTGGTCACGACAGTCCTGAGCGGGCAGGTCCCGGTGGTCCTCGCCGAGCTCGAGGACGAGCTCGCGGCGAGCCTGGTGGCCGTGACCCCGGACGGTCAGGCCCTGCGCGTCACCCTCCGGGGCGACCTGCACGCGCACACGGACGCGAGCGACGGTGCCGTGCCTGCCGCGGACATGGCACTGGCGGCGGTCCGGATCGGGCACGAGTACCAGGCGATCACCGACCACTCGCCACGGCTCACGGTCGCCAACGGGCTCTCGGCAACCCGCCTGCGCGCCCAGCTGGCGGACGTCTCGGCGATGAACACGGTGCTCGGTCCGTTCCGCCTGCTGACCGGGATCGAGGTCGACATCCTCGACGACGGGGTGCTCGACCAGGAGCCGGAGCTGCTGGGAACGCTCGACGTCGTCGTCGCATCGGTGCACTCCAAGCTGCGCATGGACCGGGCGGCCATGACCCGCAGGATGCTGGCGGCCGTCCGGGGCCCGCACATCGACGTCCTCGGCCACTGCACGGGCCGGCGCGTGCTGGGCCGCGAGCGTCCGCCGAGCGAGTTCGATGCCCGGGCCGTCTTCGCCGCGTGCGCCGAGCGCGCGGTCGCCGTCGAGGTCAACTGCCGGCCGGACCGCCAGGACCCGCCCGACGACCTCATCGCCCTGGCGGCGCAGGTCGGGTGCCTGTTCAGCATCGACTCGGATGCGCACGCACCGGGCCAGCTCGACTGGCTCGTGGACGGCTGCGAGCGGCTCGTGACGCACGGTGTCGGGCACGATCGGGTCGTGAACACCTGGCCCGTCGAGCGACTGCTCGGGTGGACCGCCCGCCGGTGA
- a CDS encoding PQQ-binding-like beta-propeller repeat protein yields MRPGDRGTGRYGSAVHGSTGVRPSAGMVDVELDDQVPTEVPEDGPPTEPSSADGDGGDRTGLDGHDRGPARARRTVRWLGVIAIVLAVVVTTNVVEARRVDRKVAAIAAMPGLVGSLDEPLEQVWELDRNRVTGVAGDLLILQEAGTYRATDVVTGEQRWQVSRAAAARADRCGGLVGTDTPMVLCWRGEVGAADGDTGAGGASPAAMIGLSLQDGSVVLERETELPSAGYGIVDGDLVTGDRTGRVLAVQRIDPSTGDVRWATEVELVGRQVSGGYIATVRASDGFVLVAGPTSAVLSGDDGAVLGIWHHTDPASLADEGNAVTVGTTTRGFAVWEQMVDGQRSGVGTWYPTHGEPVPIDGFLAEPAMSDGSAPGVLLLQDATSSVLEAIDATTGEQLWSVELPGGTVLMRRDGALVLCDAEQVLALDLRKGTELWSRPVPGLRADGRFVSDGWTLVVMAVQEGSWQMQAVWLDDGERRWHAIAPSPLQLFVLPSAAAPTALYAVDGSVVVDVGQSLIGMA; encoded by the coding sequence ATGAGGCCGGGCGACCGCGGTACGGGCCGGTACGGCTCTGCCGTGCACGGGTCGACGGGTGTGCGGCCCAGCGCCGGCATGGTCGACGTCGAGCTCGACGACCAGGTGCCGACGGAGGTCCCGGAGGACGGCCCGCCCACCGAGCCGTCGAGCGCCGACGGCGACGGCGGGGACCGGACGGGCCTCGACGGGCACGACCGTGGGCCGGCGCGTGCTCGGCGCACCGTCCGGTGGCTCGGCGTCATCGCGATCGTGCTCGCCGTCGTGGTGACCACCAACGTCGTCGAGGCCCGCCGGGTGGACCGGAAGGTCGCTGCGATCGCCGCGATGCCCGGGCTCGTCGGTTCGCTCGACGAGCCGCTGGAGCAGGTCTGGGAGCTCGACCGGAACCGTGTCACAGGGGTCGCCGGGGACCTCCTGATCCTCCAGGAGGCCGGGACGTATCGCGCGACGGACGTGGTGACCGGGGAGCAGCGCTGGCAGGTCTCGCGCGCTGCCGCCGCGCGTGCCGACCGGTGCGGCGGGCTCGTCGGGACGGACACGCCGATGGTCCTGTGCTGGCGCGGCGAGGTCGGCGCCGCCGACGGGGACACGGGGGCCGGCGGTGCCTCACCGGCCGCGATGATCGGTCTGAGCCTGCAGGACGGGAGCGTCGTGCTCGAGCGGGAGACGGAGCTGCCCTCGGCCGGCTACGGGATCGTCGACGGGGACCTGGTGACCGGCGATCGGACCGGTCGGGTCCTGGCGGTCCAGCGGATCGATCCGAGCACCGGCGACGTCCGCTGGGCGACCGAGGTCGAGCTGGTGGGGCGGCAGGTCAGCGGCGGCTACATCGCGACGGTCAGGGCCTCCGACGGGTTCGTCCTGGTCGCTGGTCCGACGTCCGCCGTGCTCTCCGGTGACGACGGAGCGGTGCTCGGCATCTGGCACCACACCGATCCCGCGTCGCTGGCCGACGAAGGGAATGCTGTCACGGTGGGGACCACCACACGCGGGTTCGCCGTCTGGGAACAGATGGTCGACGGTCAGCGGTCCGGGGTCGGCACCTGGTACCCGACGCACGGCGAGCCGGTGCCGATCGACGGGTTCCTCGCCGAGCCGGCGATGTCCGACGGGTCCGCCCCGGGCGTCCTGCTGCTCCAGGATGCGACGTCGTCGGTGCTCGAGGCGATCGACGCCACGACCGGTGAGCAGCTGTGGTCGGTGGAGCTGCCGGGCGGCACGGTCCTGATGCGCCGCGACGGTGCACTCGTGCTGTGCGACGCCGAGCAGGTCCTCGCCCTGGACCTGAGGAAGGGCACGGAGCTGTGGTCCCGACCGGTCCCGGGGCTGCGGGCCGACGGCCGATTCGTCAGCGACGGGTGGACGCTCGTGGTGATGGCGGTCCAGGAGGGCAGTTGGCAGATGCAGGCGGTGTGGCTCGACGACGGCGAGCGCCGGTGGCACGCCATCGCACCGAGCCCCCTTCAGCTCTTCGTCCTGCCGAGCGCTGCCGCACCGACAGCCCTGTACGCGGTCGACGGGAGCGTCGTGGTGGATGTCGGCCAGTCCCTCATCGGGATGGCATGA
- a CDS encoding PQQ-binding-like beta-propeller repeat protein translates to MGLPRWRHAMDEVELVEDEPVEDLSRNGRARRISGRTAGAGVLALVAGGLVTVVVTAEPRPDDTVGVIAGAAPSLTSPLTETWRVETPEGWSLAGDLLMTAERQGAGVQVVAHDLTTGAELWQVVVEPAPGSVACTAQAEGPDGAVVVCQALGGLAPSGRPGQDVAQDPGRILLVSAQDGGPAGEIRLPPNHAGYDVVDGDLVLMAAGWSALDVERRDLVTGRTVWTADLALEPVLDGDREVAVELPAPRVRAQAGDVLVTGPVAALLDGDDGAAIGVWRPEVSLSGDVGFPRVTTTPGGLGVQIGADTRPAPTSWYTAAGDLVGTFDGTAAEPLVTDGSESDVVLSSTPWWGSLRAVDVALGEVLWSVRTDQGRAVLRVRGTVVLAHEGRLQAVDVRTGERHWVVSADGVEEVHAVSDGAFVLGTGPSPGGAPSVSAISVADGSLLWRTAMPVGGQDLEVLDGRVVAVGPGVLIGLG, encoded by the coding sequence ATGGGGTTGCCCAGGTGGCGCCACGCGATGGATGAGGTCGAGCTCGTCGAGGACGAGCCGGTCGAGGACCTGTCGCGAAACGGCCGGGCGCGACGGATCTCGGGGCGGACGGCTGGTGCCGGGGTGCTCGCGCTCGTGGCCGGCGGGCTCGTCACGGTGGTGGTGACGGCCGAGCCGCGCCCGGACGACACCGTCGGGGTCATCGCCGGTGCAGCGCCGTCGTTGACCTCACCGCTCACCGAGACCTGGCGGGTCGAGACCCCCGAGGGCTGGTCCCTGGCCGGTGACCTCCTGATGACGGCCGAGCGGCAGGGCGCCGGCGTGCAGGTCGTCGCGCACGACCTGACGACCGGCGCCGAGCTGTGGCAGGTCGTCGTCGAGCCCGCCCCTGGCAGCGTGGCCTGCACGGCCCAGGCCGAGGGCCCGGACGGCGCCGTGGTGGTGTGTCAGGCGCTCGGCGGCCTCGCTCCGTCCGGCCGCCCCGGTCAGGACGTGGCCCAGGACCCCGGGCGGATCCTGCTCGTCTCCGCGCAGGACGGCGGCCCGGCCGGCGAGATCCGGCTCCCGCCGAACCACGCCGGCTACGACGTCGTCGACGGTGACCTCGTGCTGATGGCTGCCGGGTGGTCCGCCCTGGACGTCGAGCGTCGGGACCTGGTCACCGGACGGACCGTCTGGACCGCCGATCTCGCGCTCGAGCCCGTCCTCGACGGGGATCGCGAGGTGGCTGTCGAGCTGCCGGCTCCCAGGGTGCGGGCCCAGGCCGGTGACGTGCTCGTCACCGGCCCGGTCGCCGCGCTGCTCGACGGGGACGACGGTGCGGCGATCGGCGTGTGGCGTCCGGAGGTCTCGCTCTCGGGCGACGTCGGCTTCCCGCGGGTGACCACGACGCCTGGCGGGCTGGGCGTCCAGATCGGCGCCGACACCCGCCCCGCACCCACCTCCTGGTACACCGCGGCCGGGGACCTGGTGGGCACCTTCGACGGGACGGCAGCCGAGCCGCTGGTCACCGACGGGTCGGAGTCGGACGTCGTGCTCTCGTCGACGCCGTGGTGGGGCTCGCTCCGCGCGGTCGACGTCGCGCTCGGCGAGGTGCTGTGGTCCGTCCGCACGGACCAGGGCCGAGCGGTGCTCCGCGTCCGCGGGACTGTCGTGCTCGCGCACGAGGGTCGGCTGCAGGCCGTCGACGTCCGGACCGGTGAGCGGCACTGGGTGGTCTCGGCAGACGGCGTCGAGGAGGTCCATGCCGTGTCCGACGGCGCGTTCGTGCTGGGCACCGGTCCGTCACCGGGCGGGGCGCCGAGCGTCTCGGCGATCTCCGTCGCCGACGGCAGCCTGCTGTGGCGTACCGCCATGCCGGTGGGCGGGCAGGACCTCGAGGTGCTCGACGGGCGGGTCGTCGCGGTCGGTCCCGGGGTGCTCATCGGGCTCGGCTGA
- a CDS encoding LysR family transcriptional regulator, giving the protein MDAKRMLIFGTVARAGSLAAAARELGWTQPAVSQHVRALERELRVPLIVRGARGTVPTEAGQIVLAHANAVAARLRAADAEVAAIADGTAGSVRLATFPTAGATLVPAAMEVMVRRAPGLEVRLTDAEPPQALGLLDSGDVDAALVFRYDDEPASRGFLVRALTDHPLGEDAIRLVLPTEHRLAGRQRVRLAEVAGERWVGGCVQCREHLMRVCARAGFAPDVRHSTDDYVIVQSLVAQGLAVALLPELALRSVRNRGIAVQEVDGVGIRRISLTHHPDAAGIPALRALVSALTEIRTGPVTDLAMG; this is encoded by the coding sequence ATGGACGCAAAGCGCATGTTGATCTTTGGCACAGTTGCTCGCGCGGGCTCGCTCGCCGCCGCCGCCCGGGAGCTCGGCTGGACCCAACCGGCGGTCAGCCAGCACGTCCGTGCCCTGGAACGGGAACTGCGGGTGCCGCTGATCGTGCGCGGCGCTCGCGGCACCGTCCCGACCGAGGCAGGCCAGATCGTGCTGGCGCACGCCAACGCGGTCGCCGCGCGCCTTCGAGCCGCGGACGCAGAGGTGGCCGCGATCGCGGACGGCACCGCCGGTAGCGTCCGCCTGGCCACGTTCCCGACCGCCGGGGCAACCCTCGTTCCCGCGGCGATGGAGGTCATGGTTCGCCGCGCGCCGGGCCTGGAGGTACGCCTCACGGACGCCGAGCCCCCGCAGGCGCTCGGCCTGCTCGACTCGGGCGACGTGGACGCCGCGCTGGTCTTCCGGTACGACGACGAACCGGCTTCCAGGGGCTTCTTGGTCCGCGCGCTCACCGACCATCCCCTCGGCGAGGACGCGATCCGTCTCGTCCTGCCGACCGAGCACCGCCTCGCCGGGCGACAGCGGGTCCGACTGGCCGAGGTTGCCGGCGAGCGCTGGGTGGGCGGCTGCGTCCAGTGCCGAGAGCACCTCATGCGGGTGTGCGCCCGTGCCGGCTTCGCACCGGACGTTCGGCACAGCACCGACGACTATGTGATCGTCCAGTCCCTCGTCGCGCAGGGTCTGGCCGTCGCCCTGCTGCCCGAGCTCGCGCTGCGCAGCGTGCGCAACAGGGGTATCGCGGTCCAGGAGGTCGACGGCGTGGGCATCCGGCGCATCTCCTTGACCCATCACCCCGATGCGGCCGGCATCCCGGCGCTTCGCGCCCTGGTCTCCGCGCTCACGGAGATCCGGACGGGTCCCGTCACGGACCTTGCCATGGGCTGA